A single genomic interval of Bradyrhizobium japonicum USDA 6 harbors:
- a CDS encoding DUF4170 domain-containing protein has product MTKGSNFWVIGGEFGSMNFHKLVEGSAQVQGPFKTRKEAEDAWRSVSEENRHKAGVRFSIVEEPSRVSA; this is encoded by the coding sequence ATGACCAAAGGCAGCAATTTCTGGGTGATCGGCGGCGAGTTCGGTTCGATGAACTTCCACAAGCTCGTGGAAGGCTCGGCCCAGGTGCAGGGTCCGTTCAAGACCCGCAAGGAAGCCGAGGATGCCTGGCGCTCGGTCTCGGAAGAGAACCGCCACAAGGCCGGTGTCCGCTTCTCGATCGTGGAAGAGCCGTCGCGGGTCTCGGCCTGA
- a CDS encoding isocitrate lyase — protein MNYQPRGISTLQGPASYQSEVEAAQALLKTQPTWNGVSAEAVARMRLQNRFKTGLDIARYTAALMRADMAAYDNDPTKYTQSLGCWHGFIAQQKLISVKKHFGGKTDRTYLYLSGWMIAALRSEFGPLPDQSMHEKTSVPALIEELYTFLRQADSRELNDIFRSLDKARKEGDKTREKELIEKIDNFQTHVVPVIADIDAGFGNAEATYLLAKKMIEAGACALQIENQVSDEKQCGHQDGKVTVPHEVFIAKIRACRHAFLELGVEDGVIVTRTDSLGAGLTQQIAVSHKPGDLGDLYNSFLDCEEVTAGNARNGDVIINRDGKMMRPKRLPSNLYQFRPGTGEDRCVLDSITSLQNGADLLWIETEKPHIEQIAKMVDRIRKVVPNAKLAYNNSPSFNWTINFRWQVYDAMKEAGQDVSKYNRAELMKPEYDDTPLAKEADERIRTFQADSAKRAGIFHHLITLPTYHTAALSTDNLAKEYFGDQGMLGYVKNVQRAEIRQGIACAKHQNMAGSDIGDDHKEYFAGEAALKAGGAHNTMNQFG, from the coding sequence ATGAATTACCAGCCCCGTGGCATCAGCACCCTTCAGGGCCCGGCCTCGTATCAGAGCGAGGTTGAGGCGGCGCAGGCGCTCCTCAAGACCCAGCCGACCTGGAACGGGGTGTCGGCCGAGGCCGTCGCGCGCATGCGGCTGCAGAACCGCTTCAAGACCGGCCTGGACATCGCCCGCTACACCGCGGCTTTGATGCGGGCCGACATGGCGGCCTATGACAACGATCCGACCAAGTACACGCAGTCACTGGGCTGCTGGCACGGCTTCATCGCCCAGCAGAAGCTGATCTCGGTCAAGAAGCACTTCGGCGGCAAGACCGACCGCACCTATCTGTACCTGTCCGGCTGGATGATCGCGGCGCTGCGCTCGGAGTTCGGGCCGCTGCCCGACCAGTCGATGCACGAGAAGACCTCGGTGCCCGCCCTGATCGAGGAGCTCTATACCTTCCTGCGTCAAGCCGACTCGCGCGAGCTGAACGACATCTTCCGCAGCCTCGACAAGGCGCGCAAGGAAGGCGACAAGACCAGGGAGAAGGAGCTGATCGAGAAGATCGACAACTTCCAGACCCATGTCGTGCCTGTTATCGCCGACATCGACGCCGGCTTCGGCAACGCCGAGGCGACCTATCTGCTCGCCAAGAAGATGATCGAAGCGGGCGCCTGCGCGCTGCAGATCGAGAACCAGGTCTCGGACGAGAAGCAGTGCGGTCACCAGGACGGCAAGGTCACCGTGCCGCACGAGGTGTTCATCGCGAAGATCCGCGCCTGCCGCCACGCCTTCCTCGAGCTCGGCGTCGAAGACGGCGTCATCGTGACCCGCACCGACTCGCTCGGCGCCGGCCTCACGCAGCAGATCGCCGTCAGCCACAAGCCCGGCGACCTCGGTGACCTCTACAACAGCTTCCTGGATTGCGAGGAAGTCACGGCCGGGAACGCCCGCAACGGTGATGTCATCATCAACCGCGACGGCAAGATGATGCGTCCGAAGCGGCTGCCGTCCAATCTCTATCAGTTCCGCCCGGGCACCGGCGAAGACCGCTGCGTGCTCGACAGCATCACCTCGCTCCAGAACGGCGCCGACCTGCTCTGGATCGAGACCGAGAAGCCGCATATCGAGCAGATCGCCAAGATGGTCGACCGGATCCGCAAGGTGGTTCCGAACGCGAAGCTGGCCTACAACAACTCGCCGTCGTTCAACTGGACCATCAACTTCCGTTGGCAGGTCTACGACGCGATGAAGGAAGCCGGCCAGGACGTCAGCAAGTACAACCGCGCCGAGCTGATGAAGCCGGAATACGACGATACGCCGCTGGCGAAGGAAGCCGACGAGCGCATCCGCACCTTCCAGGCCGATTCAGCCAAGCGCGCCGGCATCTTCCATCACCTGATCACGTTGCCGACCTACCACACGGCGGCGCTCTCGACCGACAATCTGGCGAAGGAATATTTCGGCGACCAGGGCATGCTCGGCTACGTGAAGAACGTGCAGCGCGCCGAGATCCGCCAGGGCATCGCCTGCGCCAAGCATCAGAACATGGCCGGCTCCGACATCGGCGACGACCACAAGGAATACTTCGCCGGCGAGGCTGCCCTGAAGGCGGGCGGCGCCCACAACACGATGAACCAGTTCGGCTAA
- a CDS encoding helix-turn-helix domain-containing protein: MPAASGKKLFVGPRFRRIRQQLGLSQTQIAEGLGISPSYVNLIERNQRPVTAQILLRLAETYDLDLRDLATADEDRFFAELNEIFSDPLFRQIDVPKQELRDLAELCPGVTHALQRLYAAYAEARQGETLAAAQMADRDVGTRYEANPVERVRELIEANRNYFPELEQAAETLRDELNVPAEGLYAALAARLREKHSIQTRIMPVDVMRETLRRFDRHRRQLLISELVDPPGRAFQLAFQLGLGECAQALETIIGRAGPLDDAPRRLFRITLANYFAAAVMMPYPAFLAAAEALNYDIHVLAQRFNSGFEQVCHRLTTLQRPNARGIPFFLLRVDNAGNVSKRFSSGTFPFSKFGGTCPLWNVHSTFDTPDRLLKQVIELSDGTRYFSIAQMVRRPVAPHPLPQPRFAIGLGCEIRHAARLVYASGLDLEKTEGTPIGVNCRLCERENCAQRAEPPITRTLILDETTRRVSSFAFSNAREL, translated from the coding sequence ATGCCCGCCGCCTCGGGGAAAAAGCTGTTCGTCGGCCCGCGCTTCCGGCGGATCCGGCAGCAATTGGGGCTGTCGCAGACCCAGATCGCCGAGGGGCTCGGGATCTCGCCGAGCTACGTCAACCTGATCGAGCGCAACCAGCGCCCGGTGACGGCACAGATCCTGCTGCGGCTGGCCGAGACCTATGACCTCGACCTGCGCGACCTCGCGACCGCTGACGAGGACCGCTTCTTCGCCGAGCTGAACGAGATCTTCTCCGATCCGCTGTTCCGCCAGATCGACGTTCCCAAGCAGGAACTGCGCGACCTTGCCGAGCTCTGTCCCGGCGTCACCCATGCGCTGCAACGGCTCTATGCCGCCTATGCCGAGGCCCGCCAGGGCGAGACCTTGGCCGCGGCGCAGATGGCCGACCGCGACGTCGGCACGCGCTATGAGGCCAATCCTGTCGAGCGCGTGCGCGAGCTGATCGAGGCCAACCGCAACTATTTTCCGGAGCTGGAGCAGGCCGCGGAGACTCTTCGCGACGAACTGAACGTGCCGGCCGAAGGGCTCTATGCCGCGCTCGCCGCACGCCTTCGCGAAAAGCATTCGATCCAGACCCGCATCATGCCGGTCGACGTGATGCGCGAGACGCTCAGGCGTTTCGACCGCCATCGCCGCCAGCTCTTGATCTCCGAGCTGGTCGATCCGCCCGGCCGCGCGTTCCAGCTCGCCTTCCAGCTGGGCCTCGGTGAATGCGCGCAAGCCCTGGAGACCATCATCGGCCGCGCCGGTCCACTCGACGACGCGCCGCGCCGCCTGTTCCGCATCACGCTCGCCAACTATTTTGCGGCGGCCGTGATGATGCCCTACCCGGCCTTCCTCGCCGCAGCGGAGGCCTTGAACTACGACATCCACGTGCTGGCGCAGCGCTTCAATTCCGGCTTCGAGCAGGTCTGCCATCGCCTCACCACGCTGCAACGGCCGAACGCGCGCGGCATTCCGTTCTTCCTGCTGCGCGTCGACAATGCCGGCAACGTGTCGAAACGCTTTTCCTCCGGCACGTTCCCGTTCTCGAAATTCGGCGGCACCTGTCCGCTATGGAACGTGCACTCGACCTTCGACACGCCGGATCGCCTGTTGAAGCAGGTGATCGAGCTGTCCGACGGCACGCGCTATTTCTCGATCGCGCAGATGGTGCGCCGCCCCGTCGCGCCGCATCCACTGCCGCAGCCGCGCTTCGCGATCGGCCTCGGCTGCGAGATCCGCCACGCCGCCCGCCTCGTCTACGCCTCCGGCCTGGATTTGGAGAAAACGGAAGGCACGCCGATCGGCGTCAACTGCCGCCTCTGCGAACGCGAAAACTGCGCCCAGCGCGCCGAGCCGCCGATCACGCGCACGCTGATTTTGGACGAAACGACAAGGCGGGTGTCGAGTTTCGCGTTCTCGAATGCACGGGAGTTGTGA
- a CDS encoding antibiotic biosynthesis monooxygenase — MYAAIRQAKAKSGSAEELARRIKDGAVPIISDVDGFRAYYVVYAGDDTVTAISIFDKFEQAEEANRRAIAWIEKDLGPLLAGHASAAAGPVIVHTLA, encoded by the coding sequence ATGTATGCCGCCATCCGTCAGGCCAAGGCGAAAAGCGGGAGCGCCGAAGAGCTGGCGCGCCGCATCAAGGACGGCGCCGTTCCGATCATCAGCGACGTCGACGGCTTCAGGGCCTACTACGTCGTCTATGCCGGCGACGACACGGTCACCGCGATCTCCATCTTCGACAAGTTCGAGCAGGCGGAGGAGGCGAACCGGCGTGCGATCGCCTGGATCGAGAAGGATCTGGGGCCGCTGCTTGCAGGGCATGCGAGCGCTGCCGCGGGGCCTGTGATCGTGCATACGCTGGCGTGA
- a CDS encoding IS5 family transposase has translation MAVKRTGQPSFVEALMPKGAGANAALDRLAGLVKWYRFEKLIGHLRDEGSPGRPGYPVLVLFRAVLLQSLYGLSERELEEALGDRLSFKRFVGLSLEDATPDHTVLNRFRNQLVEQGLLEKLFGELDRQLENAGVILKRGTMLDATLIQAVSAPPKEDRPSNDPDARFAKRQGKSGSTFGYKAHVGVDEGSGLIRAVLTTPANVNDTTPADALIRGDEAAVWADAAYDTHARRARLKAEGKKPRIARRPNRHHPELPPRLKRYNLLIARRRAQVETTFATLKRRMRLTCIRYVGLIKATGQVVLAAIAFNMRRWATIAA, from the coding sequence ATGGCGGTCAAGCGGACGGGACAGCCGAGCTTTGTGGAAGCGCTGATGCCGAAGGGGGCCGGCGCCAATGCGGCGCTGGATCGGCTGGCTGGCCTGGTCAAGTGGTACCGGTTCGAGAAGCTGATCGGCCATTTGCGGGATGAAGGGAGCCCCGGTCGACCAGGCTATCCGGTGTTGGTGCTGTTTCGTGCTGTGCTGTTGCAGTCGCTGTATGGTCTTTCGGAGCGCGAACTCGAGGAAGCGCTGGGCGACCGGTTGTCGTTCAAGCGCTTCGTCGGTTTGAGCCTTGAGGATGCGACGCCCGACCACACGGTCCTGAACCGCTTCCGGAACCAGCTCGTTGAACAGGGCCTGCTGGAGAAGCTGTTTGGCGAATTGGATCGTCAGCTTGAGAATGCTGGCGTGATCCTCAAGCGCGGCACGATGCTGGATGCGACCTTGATCCAGGCAGTCTCGGCTCCGCCCAAGGAGGATCGCCCCTCAAACGACCCTGATGCCCGGTTTGCCAAACGGCAGGGCAAAAGCGGCTCGACCTTCGGTTACAAGGCCCATGTGGGTGTGGACGAAGGATCCGGCTTGATCCGCGCGGTGCTGACCACACCCGCTAACGTCAACGATACGACACCTGCGGACGCTTTGATCCGGGGCGATGAAGCTGCGGTGTGGGCCGATGCGGCTTACGACACCCATGCCCGACGGGCCCGGCTGAAGGCGGAGGGCAAGAAACCCCGCATCGCTCGTCGGCCCAACAGACATCATCCGGAACTGCCGCCCAGGCTCAAACGCTACAACCTCCTCATCGCGCGCCGCCGAGCCCAGGTCGAGACCACCTTCGCTACTCTCAAACGCCGCATGCGGCTGACCTGCATCCGCTACGTCGGTCTGATCAAGGCGACCGGGCAAGTCGTGCTCGCCGCGATCGCCTTCAACATGAGGCGGTGGGCCACAATCGCCGCGTGA